Proteins from a genomic interval of Gossypium hirsutum isolate 1008001.06 chromosome A09, Gossypium_hirsutum_v2.1, whole genome shotgun sequence:
- the LOC107889000 gene encoding probable polyol transporter 4 translates to MLRKFLNLTGVQENGNDSNMYERIETYAAEEEIMRTDNNNNKVQQKLAKDEDDIVNVKNIRDDTRKYVVACAIFASLNSVLLGYDVGVMSGAIIFIQQDLKITETQQEILVGILSIVSLLGSLAGGKTSDTIGRKWTMALACIVFQSGTAIMALAPSYQILMIGRLLAGIGIGFGIMIAPVYIAEISPSIARGSLTSFPEIFINLGILLGYISNYVFSGLPVHSNWRIMLGVGIAPSVFLGFALFIIPESPRWLVMQNRIEEARTVLLKTYDDTKEVDQRLAEIQITARIANAEKYKEKAVWLEILNPSPAIKRMLITGCGIQCFQQISGIDATVYYSPTIFKDAGIEGNTELLAATVAVGFTKTMFILVAIFLIDKLGRKPLLYISTIGMTISLFCLSFTLTFLGDQRFGIGLAILFVCSNVAFFSVGIGPICWVVSSEIFPLRLRAQASGLGAVGSRVSSGVICMSFLTLSRAITVGGTFFVFSVISALSVVFVHTCVPETKGKSLEQIEMLFQKGSELQVGGEIEMGDAECLVQRQ, encoded by the exons ATGCTTCGAAAATTTCTTAATTTAACAGGAGTGCAGGAAAATGGGAACGACAGCAACATGTACGAGAGAATTGAAACATATGCAGCAGAAGAGGAAATTATGCGtacagataataataataataaggtgcAACAAAAATTGGCAAAAGACGAGGATGATATtgtaaatgttaaaaatataagGGACGATACGAGGAAATATGTTGTGGCTTGTGCCATTTTTGCCTCTCTCAATTCTGTGCTTCTTGGCTACG ATGTGGGTGTTATGAGTGGAGCAATTATATTCATCCAACAAGATTTAAAGATAACAGAGACCCAACAAGAAATCCTTGTCGGAATTTTAAGcattgtttcacttttgggtaGTTTAGCTGGTGGCAAAACATCAGACACCATTGGTAGGAAATGGACCATGGCCTTAGCCTGCATTGTTTTTCAGTCAGGTACAGCTATTATGGCCTTGGCACCATCTTATCAAATACTCATGATAGGTAGACTCTTAGCTGGAATCGGGATCGGTTTCGGCATCATGATCGCCCCGGTATACATTGCCGAGATATCCCCTTCCATCGCTCGAGGTTCCCTTACTTCCTTCCCTGAGATCTTTATCAACCTAGGGATTCTCCTCGGATACATCTCGAATTACGTATTTTCGGGGCTTCCGGTACATTCAAATTGGCGAATCATGCTCGGTGTGGGGATCGCTCCCTCGGTTTTCCTTGGATTCGCCTTGTTCATAATCCCTGAATCCCCTCGATGGCTCGTGATGCAAAACCGAATCGAGGAAGCAAGGACCGTGCTCTTGAAGACGTATGATGATACAAAAGAAGTAGACCAAAGGTTAGCCGAAATACAAATAACCGCTAGAATTGCGAATGCGGAAAAGTACAAAGAGAAAGCCGTATGGCTCGAGATATTAAACCCGAGTCCCGCCATTAAACGGATGTTGATCACCGGTTGTGGAATCCAATGCTTCCAACAGATCTCGGGTATCGATGCGACCGTGTATTATAGTCCGACAATCTTTAAAGATGCTGGCATAGAAGGGAACACTGAACTTCTTGCAGCAACAGTTGCTGTTGGGTTCACTAAAACAATGTTCATTTTAGTTGCAATATTTCTCATTGACAAATTAGGTAGAAAACCTTTGCTTTATATAAGCACAATAGGGATGACAATCAGCTTATTTTGTTTGAGCTTCACTTTGACATTTCTCGGGGACCAACGGTTCGGGATCGGTCTCGCAATCCTCTTCGTTTGCTCGAATGTAGCTTTCTTCTCGGTCGGGATTGGACCGATATGTTGGGTGGTTTCGTCCGAGATATTCCCTCTACGGCTTCGAGCTCAAGCATCCGGTCTTGGAGCGGTGGGTAGTAGGGTTAGTAGTGGTGTCATTTGCATGTCGTTCCTAACGTTGTCTCGTGCCATCACGGTGGGAGGGACGTTCTTCGTGTTCTCGGTGATTTCGGCTCTATCCGTCGTGTTCGTCCACACGTGCGTGCCGGAAACGAAAGGGAAATCATTGGAACAAATCGAAATGTTGTTTCAAAAGGGAAGTGAATTGCAAGTTGGTGGGGAGATTGAGATGGGAGATGCAGAATGTTTGGTGCAGAGacaatga
- the LOC107889001 gene encoding epoxide hydrolase A, with translation MDQIQHNFITVRGLKFHVAELGEGSNVVLFLHGFPEIWYSWRHQMVALANAGFRTLAPDYRGYGLSDIPPEPEKTTFADLVADLVAILDHLGINKVFVVAKDFGVRPAYLLTLLHPHRVSCVVTLGVPHVPLEPRKYRESLPEGFYISRWNEPGRAEADFGRFDAKTVVRNIYILFSRSEIPIADEKQEIMDMVDASVPLPPWFTEEVLATYGALYEKSGFKTALQVPYRSFDEDFGITDPIVKVPALLIMGCKDYVLKFPGMEEYIKFGKAKELVPNLDIIYLPEGTHFVQEQSPELVNELILDFLRSHM, from the exons ATGGATCAAATCCAGCACAACTTCATCACTGTAAGAGGTCTAAAATTTCACGTTGCAGAGCTCGGTGAAG GTTCTAACGTGGTACTCTTCTTACATGGATTCCCTGAGATATGGTATTCATGGCGACACCAAATGGTAGCTTTAGCGAATGCTGGGTTCCGTACTCTTGCACCCGATTACAGAGGTTACGGACTCTCCGACATACCACCCGAACCCGAAAAGACAACCTTTGCCGACCTCGTTGCCGACCTTGTTGCTATCTTAGATCACCTGGGAATTAATAAG GTTTTCGTTGTTGCAAAGGATTTTGGGGTCAGGCCTGCTTATCTGTTAACTCTGCTTCATCCCCATCGAGTGTCGTGTGTTGTAACATTGGGTGTCCCACATGTTCCTTTGGAACCTCGGAAGTATCGAGAGTCTCTCCCGGAAGGCTTCTACATTTCAAGatggaat GAACCTGGACGAGCGGAGGCTGATTTTGGACGATTCGATGCTAAAACCGTTGTGAGGAACATCTACATACTGTTCTCAAGAAGTGAAATACCAATCGCAGATGAAAAACAGGAGATCATGGATATGGTGGATGCTTCTGTTCCTCTTCCACCTTGGTTCACTGAGGAAGTTCTCGCAACATACGGAGCTTTATACGAGAAATCCGGATTCAAGACTGCATTGCAAGTTCCATATAG GTCATTCGATGAAGACTTTGGGATAACAGATCCAATAGTTAAAGTTCCGGCGTTACTGATAATGGGTTGCAAAGATTATGTCTTGAAATTTCCTGGGATGGAAGAATACATAAAGTTTGGGAAGGCAAAAGAACTTGTACCTAATTTGGATATAATATATTTGCCTGAAGGAACCCACTTTGTTCAAGAGCAATCACCCGAGCTCGTGAACGAGCTAATTCTGGACTTCCTCCGGAGTCATATGTGA